From Anaerolineae bacterium, one genomic window encodes:
- the hpt gene encoding hypoxanthine phosphoribosyltransferase — protein MGKDHLLDDVARILITEQELRRRITELGEQISHDYQGRPLLLVAVLKGSVMFLADLMRAIHIPHAIDFMATSSYGSGTHSSGVVRILKDLDEPIEGKDVLLVEDIIDTGHTLDYLLRILEERRPNSLRVCALLDKRERREVEVPVHYVGFTIPNEFVIGYGLDYAQIYRNLPFIGVLKPEVYQKTG, from the coding sequence GACGATGTCGCACGGATCCTGATCACCGAACAAGAGCTGCGCAGGCGCATTACGGAGCTGGGCGAGCAGATCAGCCATGATTATCAGGGCCGGCCGTTGTTGCTGGTCGCCGTGCTCAAGGGAAGCGTGATGTTCCTGGCGGATCTAATGCGCGCTATCCACATCCCGCATGCCATTGACTTCATGGCCACGTCCAGCTATGGCAGTGGCACCCATTCCAGCGGTGTCGTGCGAATCCTGAAGGACCTGGACGAGCCGATCGAGGGCAAGGATGTGCTCTTGGTCGAGGACATCATAGACACGGGGCATACGCTGGATTACTTACTCCGTATCCTAGAAGAGCGTCGCCCCAACTCCCTGCGGGTCTGCGCGCTGTTGGACAAGCGCGAGCGTCGTGAGGTAGAGGTCCCTGTACACTACGTCGGCTTCACAATTCCGAACGAGTTCGTGATTGGATACGGGTTAGATTATGCTCAGATCTATCGGAACCTGCCGTTCATCGGCGTGCTCAAGCCAGAAGTGTATCAGAAGACCGGGTAA
- a CDS encoding LysM peptidoglycan-binding domain-containing protein, whose protein sequence is MAPVVLARSGDETYTVQPGDTLSQIALRYQVSVVELVRLNGLRDPNFIRVGQKLTIPSTASTPITPRGGIVPYRVQRGDTLFLLAQRYGTTVEAIAQVNGLRNPHQIVVGQLLSIPTTVTEDVPYMPSGPITAVQVVPPVVQQGQTLLVRVQLSAPAQLAIWFDGKPLLLAKDEGMYWGLAPIGALMTPGRKDLRVQAEWGHETVEVVWPIWVVQGDYPVQHIVLPPAKSELLDPAKLQAERERLATAWAETAQEPLWDGPFATPLAPGFATSSPFGVRRAYNNGPVNSYHEGHDFSAPEGTPVVAPAAGRVILAEPLTVRGNAVVIDHGLGVHTGYWHLSRIDVKPGQTVQPGDPIGLVGTTGLSTGAHLHWELRIGAVPVDPIEWTRRVFP, encoded by the coding sequence TTGGCACCGGTCGTCCTCGCTCGCTCAGGCGATGAAACGTATACAGTTCAGCCGGGCGACACCCTCTCGCAAATTGCCCTTCGCTATCAGGTCTCCGTCGTCGAGCTGGTCCGACTCAACGGGCTGCGCGATCCGAACTTCATCCGGGTGGGACAGAAGTTGACCATCCCCAGCACGGCGAGCACCCCTATCACCCCTCGCGGCGGCATCGTGCCCTACCGCGTGCAGCGCGGTGATACCCTCTTCCTGTTAGCCCAACGATATGGCACTACTGTGGAAGCCATTGCCCAGGTCAATGGGCTACGCAACCCCCATCAAATCGTCGTCGGACAACTGCTGTCCATCCCCACCACCGTCACCGAAGACGTGCCGTATATGCCGTCAGGCCCTATCACGGCCGTCCAGGTGGTCCCCCCCGTTGTGCAGCAGGGACAGACCCTGCTCGTGCGCGTGCAGTTGAGCGCGCCTGCCCAGCTCGCCATCTGGTTCGATGGCAAGCCTTTGCTCTTGGCGAAGGACGAAGGCATGTACTGGGGCCTCGCGCCAATTGGGGCGCTGATGACACCGGGGCGCAAGGACCTGCGGGTGCAGGCAGAGTGGGGACACGAGACGGTGGAAGTGGTATGGCCGATCTGGGTGGTTCAGGGCGATTACCCGGTGCAGCACATCGTGCTGCCCCCCGCTAAAAGCGAGCTCCTAGACCCGGCCAAGCTTCAGGCAGAGCGGGAGCGATTGGCCACCGCATGGGCTGAAACTGCGCAGGAGCCACTGTGGGATGGCCCCTTTGCCACGCCACTGGCGCCCGGCTTTGCGACGTCTTCGCCGTTCGGCGTCCGCCGTGCCTACAACAACGGGCCGGTCAACAGCTATCACGAGGGGCATGACTTCTCAGCGCCGGAGGGGACGCCCGTCGTAGCGCCGGCTGCAGGCCGGGTGATCCTGGCTGAGCCTCTGACGGTGCGTGGCAACGCGGTGGTCATTGATCACGGGCTGGGCGTGCACACGGGATACTGGCATCTGTCGCGCATAGACGTCAAGCCCGGACAGACTGTGCAGCCAGGGGATCCCATCGGCCTGGTGGGGACGACCGGGCTCTCCACGGGCGCGCACCTACACTGGGAGCTGCGCATCGGTGCTGTGCCAGTGGACCCGATCGAGTGGACACGACGAGTCTTCCCCTAA
- a CDS encoding 50S ribosomal protein L25: protein MATIELRAQPRSLIGRKVRQLRRQGLVPAVVYGRNTPTLTIQVEENALERVLRRAGFTHLINLQIESDGSPVSAMVLVREVQRHPIRRNLLHVDFYRVVMTEKLRVEVPIRLVGEAPVVATGAMLIQNLDAIEVECLPADIPEVIQVDVSGLTDPSQSISVADLVVPPKVTVLSDPKAVVVSVAYAAGEEEVEEAEEEMAEPEVMAKGKAAKAEEMPEE, encoded by the coding sequence ATGGCTACGATCGAATTGCGGGCTCAACCGCGGTCCTTGATCGGTCGAAAGGTTCGGCAGTTGCGCAGGCAAGGGCTTGTTCCCGCTGTGGTCTACGGGCGTAATACCCCCACGCTGACCATCCAGGTGGAAGAGAATGCGTTGGAACGTGTTTTGAGGCGGGCCGGCTTCACCCATCTGATCAACCTGCAGATTGAAAGCGACGGATCTCCTGTGAGCGCGATGGTCCTGGTTCGTGAGGTACAGCGCCATCCAATCCGCCGAAACCTGCTCCATGTGGACTTTTATCGCGTGGTTATGACCGAGAAGCTGCGGGTAGAGGTGCCAATCCGCCTAGTAGGCGAGGCACCGGTGGTGGCTACAGGCGCAATGCTCATTCAGAATTTGGATGCCATCGAGGTTGAATGCTTGCCGGCCGATATCCCGGAGGTGATCCAGGTGGATGTCTCCGGCCTAACTGACCCGTCTCAGTCCATCTCAGTAGCTGATCTGGTGGTCCCGCCCAAAGTGACCGTGCTTTCAGATCCAAAGGCGGTGGTGGTCAGCGTGGCCTATGCAGCGGGTGAGGAGGAAGTCGAGGAAGCGGAAGAGGAGATGGCAGAACCAGAGGTGATGGCGAAGGGCAAGGCTGCCAAGGCCGAGGAGATGCCTGAAGAGTGA
- a CDS encoding ATP-binding protein, with the protein MTSGTEALKQQLEEFHRSYLVRTIGFSALAAWVSFVGFWHRGFSPVAFEALLGFLALCLVNFWLLRRRPPLARHGVVIGFGLWALGLTWLLGEPLALFTLVLAGQIGGALLSPPVALGYVGLMVLGIFPLALRLFPEAAWTPQVVLPALLTVMATVLSLFWANNLTLALAWAYHSTQDALKRLADAQEHRAKLYRMMKDLDEAYSRLARANHMLILARAEAEEAREARNRFILAVSHELRAPLNFIIGFSELMVNSPATYAPLDRWPPGLYEDVREIYRSSQHLLHLVNDVLELGQIEAQRMMLVKEWVDPAQLVGEVEAMVRSAFARKGLWLRLKVEPDLPNVFVDRTRIRQVLLNLVSNSLRFTEQGGVTIRLQKSQGALIVCVEDTGPGIAPEDIPKVFEEFRQVGTNSWRRREGTGLGLAISRRFVELHGGRMWLESRVGEGSAFYFSLPLPGTAQALSSEADLEAAEARYWQYLERKAERERTLLVFSADPLAGEVIARCVEAYCVAAVTHPDQVPARVAELLPHALIVDQATIEEETARAVIEKLPYDLPVIGFRLPGYAVRPADLPTGVSDYLVKPISRSALAEAIRSLGPGVRDLLVVDDDPAMVRFVTLALQGKGGNASSEGGYRLITASTGQEALERLRRDRPDAVLLDLALPDLSGWEVLERIRQDPGMPPVPVILITAHDWPQMLPAERERTLEVWMRRPLSRQELTVILKSLLGAVRPMYPTVSAGSAQPAGLSG; encoded by the coding sequence ATGACAAGTGGAACCGAAGCGCTGAAACAGCAGCTTGAAGAATTCCATCGCAGCTATTTGGTCCGAACCATCGGCTTTTCGGCTCTGGCTGCCTGGGTGAGCTTCGTCGGCTTTTGGCATCGGGGGTTCTCTCCCGTGGCGTTTGAGGCCCTGCTCGGCTTTTTAGCCCTATGCCTCGTGAACTTCTGGCTTCTGCGCCGGCGGCCCCCTCTAGCCCGGCATGGGGTGGTGATCGGCTTCGGGCTGTGGGCGCTGGGCCTGACCTGGCTCTTAGGCGAGCCCCTGGCGCTGTTTACGCTGGTCCTGGCTGGCCAGATCGGCGGAGCGCTGTTGAGCCCGCCGGTGGCGCTAGGATACGTCGGGTTGATGGTCCTCGGGATTTTCCCACTCGCGCTTCGGCTTTTCCCCGAGGCGGCGTGGACGCCACAGGTCGTGTTGCCAGCGCTTCTGACCGTGATGGCCACGGTCTTGTCGCTGTTCTGGGCGAACAACCTGACGCTGGCCCTGGCCTGGGCCTATCACAGCACACAGGACGCCCTCAAGCGTCTAGCGGATGCTCAGGAGCACCGGGCCAAGCTCTATCGGATGATGAAGGATCTGGACGAGGCGTACAGCCGCCTAGCGCGCGCGAACCATATGCTGATCCTGGCCCGCGCCGAGGCCGAGGAGGCGCGCGAGGCTCGAAATCGGTTTATCTTGGCCGTCAGCCACGAGCTACGGGCACCCCTCAACTTCATCATCGGCTTCAGCGAGCTGATGGTCAACTCGCCAGCCACCTATGCGCCGCTGGATCGGTGGCCTCCAGGCTTGTATGAGGACGTGCGGGAGATCTATCGCAGCAGCCAGCATTTGCTCCATTTGGTGAACGATGTCTTAGAGCTAGGGCAGATCGAGGCACAGCGGATGATGCTGGTCAAGGAATGGGTAGACCCGGCCCAGCTCGTGGGCGAGGTGGAGGCCATGGTCCGCTCGGCTTTCGCCCGCAAAGGGCTGTGGCTCCGTCTGAAGGTCGAGCCGGACTTGCCGAACGTGTTCGTGGATCGCACGCGGATCCGTCAGGTGTTGCTCAACTTGGTGAGCAACAGCCTGCGGTTCACGGAGCAGGGCGGCGTGACCATTCGCCTGCAAAAAAGCCAGGGGGCCTTGATCGTCTGCGTCGAGGACACAGGACCGGGCATCGCCCCAGAGGACATCCCCAAAGTGTTTGAGGAATTCCGGCAGGTGGGGACTAACAGTTGGCGGCGGCGCGAGGGCACAGGGCTGGGGCTGGCCATCAGCCGCCGTTTCGTCGAGCTTCATGGCGGGCGCATGTGGCTGGAAAGTCGCGTGGGAGAGGGAAGCGCTTTTTATTTCTCGCTGCCCCTCCCTGGCACAGCGCAGGCCCTGTCTTCGGAGGCTGATTTAGAGGCCGCCGAAGCCCGATATTGGCAGTACCTGGAACGGAAGGCAGAAAGGGAAAGAACGCTGCTGGTCTTCTCCGCCGATCCCCTGGCCGGCGAGGTGATCGCTCGCTGCGTCGAGGCGTATTGCGTGGCTGCGGTGACCCATCCGGACCAGGTGCCGGCGAGGGTTGCCGAGCTCCTACCTCATGCCCTGATCGTGGACCAAGCCACGATCGAGGAGGAAACGGCCCGCGCAGTGATCGAGAAGTTGCCTTACGATCTGCCCGTGATCGGCTTTCGTCTTCCGGGATATGCGGTTCGCCCGGCCGATCTTCCCACGGGGGTGTCTGACTATCTGGTCAAGCCCATCAGCCGCTCAGCCCTGGCCGAGGCCATTCGGTCATTGGGACCTGGAGTTCGCGATCTGCTGGTGGTGGATGACGATCCCGCAATGGTTCGCTTTGTGACGCTGGCGCTCCAGGGCAAGGGGGGTAACGCCTCCTCTGAGGGGGGCTATCGGTTGATCACCGCCTCCACTGGCCAGGAGGCGCTGGAAAGGCTGCGTCGAGATCGCCCCGACGCAGTGCTTTTGGATCTGGCCCTGCCGGACCTGAGCGGCTGGGAAGTGTTGGAGAGGATACGGCAGGACCCTGGGATGCCTCCGGTGCCGGTGATCCTGATCACGGCTCACGATTGGCCGCAGATGCTGCCTGCGGAGAGAGAGCGGACCCTGGAGGTGTGGATGCGGCGGCCCTTATCCCGGCAGGAGCTCACCGTCATCCTGAAAAGTCTGTTGGGGGCGGTTCGGCCGATGTATCCAACAGTTTCAGCCGGGTCAGCGCAGCCAGCAGGTCTCTCTGGGTGA